The following proteins come from a genomic window of Methanosarcina sp. MTP4:
- a CDS encoding sugar phosphate nucleotidyltransferase, translated as MKACIMCGGAGTRLRPLTFKHPKPSIPILNEPSVRHLIEHLSREGFNEIVMTLGYMGERIEEQLGDGHIFGVHIDYVYEKEKMGTAGGVKNAEEYLKNEPFIVLGGDHVLNLDLREMYRFHEANDAPITIGLLSIDDPREFGIADMDINNRIHRFLEKPKSGQIFSNLASTGIYVCDPSIFDWIPENTRYDFAKDLFPAMLAADEKINGVLVRGKWTDVGSSAAYRQAQRWMLDALPGTTIEGHFAAKNARIRGPLKIGNNVSVGSNSSLVGPIVIGENSVIGDNVLVGPYSVIGSNCVIEDNAKLLSSYLFDHVRIGENSNISGAIVADDTIIGENCSLENGTVIGHKVIIGNNSTIHSGVKVWPEVMINKNSSIKEITLNPDYDTSYDGS; from the coding sequence ATGAAGGCATGCATCATGTGCGGAGGTGCGGGGACCAGGTTAAGACCGCTGACCTTCAAGCACCCCAAACCCAGTATTCCCATTCTCAATGAACCTTCCGTCCGCCATCTTATCGAACACCTTTCAAGAGAGGGGTTCAACGAAATAGTGATGACCCTGGGGTATATGGGAGAGCGCATCGAAGAACAGCTCGGAGACGGACACATTTTCGGAGTCCATATCGATTACGTTTATGAAAAAGAAAAAATGGGGACCGCGGGTGGGGTAAAAAATGCCGAAGAATACCTAAAAAATGAGCCTTTTATCGTACTTGGGGGAGACCACGTCCTTAACCTCGACCTCAGGGAGATGTACCGCTTCCACGAAGCAAATGACGCCCCGATAACAATCGGGCTCCTTTCCATCGACGACCCGAGGGAATTCGGGATTGCCGACATGGACATCAACAACCGGATCCACCGCTTCCTTGAAAAGCCAAAGTCAGGCCAGATTTTCAGCAACCTTGCAAGCACGGGAATCTACGTTTGCGACCCCTCGATCTTTGACTGGATCCCGGAAAATACCAGGTACGATTTTGCAAAAGACCTCTTCCCGGCCATGCTTGCCGCGGATGAGAAGATTAACGGCGTGCTTGTAAGGGGAAAGTGGACCGATGTCGGGAGTTCGGCAGCCTACAGGCAGGCCCAGCGCTGGATGCTCGACGCCCTGCCCGGGACAACCATTGAAGGGCATTTCGCCGCGAAAAACGCCAGGATAAGAGGCCCTCTGAAAATAGGGAACAACGTGTCCGTAGGCTCGAATTCATCCCTTGTAGGCCCTATCGTCATAGGGGAAAACTCGGTCATAGGCGACAACGTGCTTGTTGGCCCTTACAGCGTAATCGGCTCTAACTGCGTAATCGAAGACAACGCAAAGCTCCTTTCCTCTTACCTCTTTGACCATGTCCGAATCGGAGAAAATTCCAACATCTCAGGGGCAATTGTAGCCGATGACACCATAATCGGGGAAAACTGCAGCCTGGAAAACGGAACGGTTATCGGGCATAAGGTAATCATCGGGAATAACTCAACCATCCATTCGGGAGTTAAGGTCTGGCCCGAGGTCATGATCAACAAAAACTCAAGCATAAAAGAAATTACCCTCAACCCGGATTATGACACAAGCTATGACGGGTCGTGA
- a CDS encoding OB-fold nucleic acid binding domain-containing protein, translated as MEKEEKVVIVLLLMALSSISVAYFCFGLEFAGAGKVSGGEFKQYSPESEVGERVNLEAEVLSKRFTYTGGHLLLKVDYNSEPLTVFVPSDAGVEALDESINKGDFVSITGIVTEYEGEREIKVTDKTEIFRIDG; from the coding sequence ATGGAAAAGGAAGAAAAAGTAGTAATAGTGCTGCTCCTTATGGCACTATCGTCTATCTCAGTCGCATATTTCTGCTTCGGGCTAGAATTTGCGGGTGCAGGGAAAGTGTCCGGGGGAGAGTTCAAGCAGTACAGCCCGGAGTCCGAAGTAGGGGAACGGGTGAACCTCGAAGCCGAGGTCCTGAGCAAACGCTTTACGTACACAGGAGGGCACCTGCTTTTAAAAGTAGATTACAACTCCGAGCCACTGACTGTTTTTGTTCCAAGTGATGCAGGAGTTGAAGCCCTGGATGAATCAATAAATAAAGGGGACTTTGTGAGTATAACAGGCATTGTTACTGAGTATGAAGGGGAAAGGGAGATCAAAGTGACGGATAAAACTGAGATTTTCCGAATTGACGGATAA